Genomic DNA from Antennarius striatus isolate MH-2024 chromosome 16, ASM4005453v1, whole genome shotgun sequence:
catgtACTACAGATAAAAAGGCCCCCCAAATTACAGATCTGATTCATTTTTCCTCAGAACAGCAGCATTAAACTTCTGTCTGATATGGATGGTCCTAATACGTTTTTTCGGGTGCTTTGGTCAATAGTGGTGAAGGTTTTAGAGTTCAGACATGAAGTACTGATGTAAACGTAGAGGTTAACAGAACAAAGTTTGGGAATGTTAAAGGTTGAAAGTTGGTTCagtgttttaatatttgattcATAAATGAGGAATGACATTCAGGGGGTTGGTTAATACTGAGACTGCAGTCGTCGGTAAAGGTAACAGTGTGTACTGAATGTAATATATCATCTGACTGAGAAAGAAACAATGAACACCAGTCTTGTAAAGTTTTTTTATATAAAGTACCTGTAAGAGATCAAAGTATTGTAATTTCTCACATACATGTTCATACATCCACATAGTAACAGACTGCAGCGTCAGCACTCTAGTAACACTAGTAGCCTCGACTTTTGTTCAACAAAGATTCTTCTTTACACAACATGAGTCacaaatgaaaaggaagaaaatccataacaccttcatcatcattataagctccatattttacatgttagtttttgtcttgtctgtgtCGCAAGATAAATTATGGCACAATAATCGTGAGTGGATCCTTTGATGAGAACATGTCCATAATCTCTAACTCCATAAAAAGGTTCGTTTAGGGGATGAGCTTCCCATCCAGACTTCTTCCTCTCGTTGTTAGCGTCCCTGAACAGCTGGATGGTCCAGAGCAGAAAGACAGACTTATTCATTCCTTTGTTTGCCGTCACTTCACTTCATGTCTGTGTAAAACCACCATCTATGTGGTAGTGAGGGGTCAGTCTATAATACTCAGTGTATATGGGGCATCTGTTTTTAGCACAGGATGCTGCATTTTAATTGAGCAGAAATAGCAGAATTGACTATTGAGCTAAAACCcaaatgtttatttaatcaGCTTAACAACTGTAGCCAAACACATCAGACCTGTAGGGCTTTAAATATACTGACGCTATGTGTAGCTTTCTAGCATTCATAGTAATGTTGAGCAATATATGCTGATTCCAGAACTTAAATTAAAGAATgtacaattatttttaaagaaaaatgggaATCATGAGAGTGATTAACTGTTTAGCTTTAAAGCTAAAAGACGGTATAAGTGCCCCGTGGTGCCACCAGTCCATGTTTCCACGGGTTTAATGATGCTATTTCTCAGATATTGAGATGTTTGTTTTCAACAAATAATGATCAGATGTTAAATGATCTCACATTGCTCCTCATCACAGCCACAGTGTCACTATGGACCCGCTCCACGCTGCAATTCAAGAACGACACTGTGTCCATGTCCCACATGCATCGCTTCATAAGGATACTAATGAATTGCCGAGGACATGTAATCATGACATACTTACAGTAAGTGCTTTTTAAATGAGGAAGCTGCTGGGAACAGTAATACATCAACCAGagacagcattaaaaaaaaaaaaagtttagctACCTAGTTGCAATGTATCAAAGTCTGCAAGAGACAATTGCCAGTCAAAATTAACAAGAGTGTGAGACAGATCGATCACTTCATTTATCACTAGATTCTGCAAAGGGAGCCTGACAGGTGTAGCTAGAGTCGGCTAAAGATAGAAGGGTTTAGCAAACGGTCAAAGAATCAAAGAATCCATATCTGTCAGCAGAATTCATCATAAAGGTCCAACATTCCTACCCTGAATCCGGATGATAGTCCAACTCATTCATGTTTATCACCATGACTTCATTGTCTTATAAGGAGGAAGTGTCAGCTATACATTCTGTGGTTCATTTACCTCCTTACCCTGCTTCGTACAGTTTGGGTTTTTAGgtacaattaattaaaaaaataaagaaaaaaaattatacagcaATTTCCTATGGGATGCCGTTCAGAGAAATGCTACTTGTATGATTAAACCCATTAGAAACAGCTCGGAAGAAGGATGCTTTTCTGCCTTGGGTTCACTGTTCATGTGCATATTTGTTTAATGAGGTCTGCATCGTGGCTACATTAGTTTTATAGCACGGAACCTGCTGCAGCCCAATCTGCTACCTctgaacagaaaacacagaatcaTGGAGATGCCAGCTCTGGAAACAGATAATATTCTGTTCATTAAAATCCTGTTCCCCCATGTCTACTTCTGAGTGAATAGGAAACCGTTGTCTAATAATTCATACGTAGCACAGCAGGCCAACAACTTTgttaataaattacaaattcaCTAACAGAATTTTAAACAATCTAGCTTTAGATAACTCCATTGTGACACAAAAACGTTCAGTGTATTAAAATCACAATTTGGAATTCCTCAACCAAAGTGACCAAAGTCCTTTTTATGATCTACACCTCTGACAACAACGTCCTGAAAAAGCTCATTCATGATTCGTTTATAGTCTTTCTTGTTAAGCACTCAGAGGCTTTGAGTTGGCTcgtgtttctttgtgttccaAGTCTTTTTTGAACGATATGGCACAAACGTTCTGCCCCTGCTATGGAAGGCAAAGCTTTTCTTAAAGTCATGAACAGTTTGTTGGCTATACATAGACTCAgtgatgtgacatcatcaaagaACGCAATCTTTGAGGTGTGATGATTTTTCAGATGACGTTTAGTTGTACAAATTCAAAtttcaaagttgttgttttttgtaatcTTAAGGCCCaagaaataacattaaataagaCTGGAGGAAGCAAATACACATTTCCCAAAGAAACCCAAAACAGTATGTTGCTTTCCTCCCAACAATATATGTCAATCATAACCTGTTTATCATGATACTTGTGTCATCATGTTACCGGTGCTGAACACATATTTAATTTGAGTAAATATTTAGTCTTTTTAAGTCCCAAAGGTCTTTGAGCGTAATGGAACCAGGAGCAGCAGATATCAGGGTGATGGTCCACGCTTGGACTTGTCATTGTGTTGATATGTGCAGTACGGGCGAGTATACAACTCTCCTTAACCGATTTCCTTAATGATAGATCCCTTGTGTTGATGTCATATCACTGAGTCTAGCTTTACCAGTTGGCATGATAACCATTCAGTCTCTTTGTTAACATGTGGCGTGGTGTGCCCAACAGAAAACAGCATGCTCGCAAACCTATAGAAGCACACATGCATGTCAAACAGCTTGATGAGGAAGTAAACCAAGGGCTCAGCGGACCCGACAGtctcatcaggaccaactggaCCAGAACAGACCGGACCGGTCCAGACTGGACAGCAggagatggacagagagagagagttgtgttgtttttagtttgttaCTATGGTGAAGGTGAGCGGAGGGGAGGACGACAAGAAAAGTTTCCTTTCCACTTGAAACCTCCGCCCCATCTTGACAGAACTGTAATTTGCTCTGAACAGATGAGTGCTGCCATTGGTTGagactgatcacatgatgtGCTGCCTGAACACGCCTCTCCATCAGTCATTGATACAGTATAATGTTTAATtctctctttcattctttctttctcattcagGTAAGCACCATTGTGGACTGCAGGAAAAAGTGTCTAGGAGAAGTTAGGAAAGATAATCGACCTCGAAGGGTAAATATTGCATTTTTCCCATATTTTTGTATatatgtaaacatttttcatgagTATTAGACTAAAATTTCTTCATCTGCACCCGATTGGATTAGCACTCCATACTACCAATCTCTCAAATCAAAGGTTAGACTGAATTAAAAGCAAATGCTCacttaaaaatacagtacattatgtaGGGTGCTAACTTTCTACTACAGTGCAATTATTCTGACTGACACACTTGCAGACCAATTGTAATATGGTTGATTCCAGCTCATGTGTTGTGGTGAAACTTAATGCAGCCAGTATTGGTGAGTGCGATGAGCTTAAGCAGGAACAATCGGAATGAGGTAAAGAGGAGTTGGCGATAAGCAGGTGATCGGGCGCAGCGACATACGAAGTGACTTCATGCAAGGTGGTTCTAGTCTTTCATCGCCCTGACATTTTCAGGATgccgtctcacacacacacacacacacacacacacacacacacacacacacacacacacacacacacacacacacacacacacacaccctccagcGTTCTATTTATGATCTGTGTTGTCTGGCGTTTCTAAACCCATTCACTTGAATGAATGGTCAATCGGAGTCATTACCCGACGAGTGGCCGGTCAATCAGGTCCAATCCGAGTCAAATAATGAGACTCTAACCAAGATTTTACTCGGAATAAAAAAGGCCTCGAGGTAATTTTGTGCCATCGGTTGAGGCAAAGCAGTTCTTTCCCTCTGTCAGAGTTTCTGTGGCTCATTACCAACTAAATGCATTTGTATTCTCTTTTTACGCTCGGGCTCTTTGTTCTGCAAACAGGAAATTTGATTAATGATAAGCCAGTAGAGACGCCAGACAACAGCACAGCTCCAAGGTATCTCTACTCTACAATACATTAGTTCAGCCAACCTCTTCACTCCATCaacttttccatccatccatccatccatccatccaaccaaccatccttccttccttccttccttccttccttccttccttccttccttccttccttccttccttcctccctccagcTCCATCTTATCGGTCGAGACCTATGAGGAGTttggtcttctcctcctctttcttgcTCTCATTCTTCAGATCAGCAAACACCTGGGTGAAGAAGTGCGGGTCGGTGTTGATCTGGAGCATCTTGCCGCTCATGCGGTTGATGATCTCCAAGCAGCGGTCCCAGAAGGCGTCCTTCTCCGCCTCGACCAGGAAGGGCTTCAGCGGGTAGGAGATCTCGTTGCCCATGTAGGAGTAGGATAGATAGAGACAGGTGAGTAGCGAGGCCTGCAGCTCTCGCTCCGAGGCCACCTCAGATGAGACCACGTCACGACACAGCATGTAGAGGAAGACCACGTTGGCCGGGGTGATGAAGCCCTGATCCTGCCAGCCCTGTAGAAGGAGGGAGCGGTCCACGCTGCGCAGCCACAAGACCGGATCTGTCGGGGACAGACGCTTCAGTCGGTAACACCGGCGGCACAGGAACTCGCCCAGGCTGCGCATCAGTTCGCTGGTGGAGGCCTGAGTTAGAAAGGGGACAAGGAGACAGAGTTGGTGAAACAATCAGCAATGATTTGTTGGAATTAACTTTCTTGTCATCAAGCAAACGACCGAATCCAAAGCAGGACTGGGGTTACCTGAACGATGACACGTTTTGGTGTTCCAGTTGTAGTGGACGACTGGATTCCAGAACCTGTCAGCGAATTCTTTTTAGCAGCGACCGTCACTACATTAGCCAGGGTCTTGGAGGTGGGCAGCTGGGAGGAGGTAGTGGTTCCGGTGGCCAGGGAGTCCTGGTTTGACGAGTAAGATGACAGGTTAGCGCAGGACTGAGACTTCTTCAGCCGCAGGCTGTTGGAGGCTGAGTTGGCCATGGCGGTGGCGTGTCCATCCAGAGGGCTTCCTTTCCCGCCTTCCCCGGCCTCTGACTGCAGCTTCTTGGAGCCCTTTCTCTTCGCGGATACGGCCACGAtgcgtttccatggcaacacgTTGATGATCGAGGGGCGTTTGAGGGACTTTGCGGCCGCCGAAGCCGCATCCTTTGCATTCTTGCTGTTCTGGACGGCGGTGTAGTGGCCCACCGTAGCGGGGCCATCCTCAAAGAGTACCGCCTTGCGGTAACTGGGGGACAGCGACAGCACCGTACCCATGATGCCTTGCAGGAGGACAGCGGGCCACAGGAAGGGGAAGGAGTGTGGAGCAGGGGGCTAAACGCTGGTTGATCGGTGCAGACAAAGACCTCTGAGAGGACCAAAGTCTCTCACTGTTGGAGTTCAACCTGTTGGCAAAGCAAGTGAATCAgagtcagaatcagaatcagaatcagaatcagaatcagaatcagaatcagaatcagaacccGTTTTTAACCCCCTGAAGGGGAAATTGCTTTGGAAACTGGAATTTGCTGCAGTGACCAATTGGAAATTGTTTTTTCCAATTGCTTGGAAAATCTGGTGATGCTCTCCATGGTAACACAACATGAAGTGTAACTTATGCCATCAGTTATAAGCCTTAATACCCAACAACCACATTATTAGGGTGCAATCATTAGATTTGTCAGCTTTGAGCGACAAAGCTTACTGGTTACCATGAGATACTGGTCTGCTAGTGAGGACGAAGTTAAAACTGGGTTTATCTTCGGTTTTCGGTGTAATCAGCATTAAATCCTTGAATATAATGGAAATGACTCCAAGTTTAAATGAAAGATTTTCATGTTGACTCTATTGAtccatttatttgaattttatgaACATGTGGAGGCTTCTACCATCAACGCGGATGCACTTCATTTCTTAGACATTCAGTTTGCTCTCTGAATTATTGATGCTGCTAAAAACTGCACATAGCATGACGTGATGACATGACTTAATACAGCAGCAGCTGTAATAACCGCTCAGAGCCagtttgtgttcttgttggaGAACCCAGCCTGAATCTTGGAGTCTCATAACTGCAATCAAGAATTCTCCCTGGTTCTCTCCCATCCTATCCTGCCTGTGTTGAGATTAAAAATTGTTGCTGATGTGGCGGGAGAGCATATGCGTCTTCATCAGGATTATATAAGAAGCAAGACGAGGCCACAGAAATGTGCGCAAGCATCCATCTTAGCTTCAAAATGGAAGCCCCTCAAAGCAGCCTCTGAAACAGCAGACAGCTTCAGGCCTGCTGTCTCTCCCCCAGAGTCAATAAAACCCTCATGATGCTCTTGGTTTCAGCGGCAGAAGCCATCTAATATGAAGAAAAACGCTCAGCCCCGCGCGTCAAGGGATTATATCAGTAATGATGGCTTAAGCGCATTTGGCTCCTCCTGGAGATCATTCTCAGGACTGAAGCACAGCTTTGGTAAAAAGCAGAGAAGCAATCCTGCGTGTTTTCCTACCTTATGATTAATCCACTCTCCTTGAGGAA
This window encodes:
- the LOC137610177 gene encoding cyclin-dependent kinase 5 activator 1-like, whose amino-acid sequence is MGTVLSLSPSYRKAVLFEDGPATVGHYTAVQNSKNAKDAASAAAKSLKRPSIINVLPWKRIVAVSAKRKGSKKLQSEAGEGGKGSPLDGHATAMANSASNSLRLKKSQSCANLSSYSSNQDSLATGTTTSSQLPTSKTLANVVTVAAKKNSLTGSGIQSSTTTGTPKRVIVQASTSELMRSLGEFLCRRCYRLKRLSPTDPVLWLRSVDRSLLLQGWQDQGFITPANVVFLYMLCRDVVSSEVASERELQASLLTCLYLSYSYMGNEISYPLKPFLVEAEKDAFWDRCLEIINRMSGKMLQINTDPHFFTQVFADLKNESKKEEEKTKLLIGLDR